In a single window of the Candidatus Omnitrophota bacterium genome:
- a CDS encoding sigma-54 dependent transcriptional regulator, protein MSNHAGANIMVVDDEQLVRWSLENDLQRAGFSVTTASSGEEAIEAVRRNEPDLILLDIRMPGMDGIQVLHELRRLNSNSMVVMLSALADVENAVTAVRAGAYDYIPKPFDLDDVILRIDKALDHQVLEKEVRRYRSQQTDREGLQNIVAVSEPMRRIVDFIARVAQQGSSTVLIRGETGVGKDVLARAVHALSPRASKPFVEINCPSFPPHLLENELFGHERGAFTDARSQKEGLLEIAHQGAAFLNEIGDVDLTVQAKLLQFLEKKVFRRIGSTKERSIDVRIIAATNHNLEKAVEEGRFRRDLYYRLNVISIAVPPLRERVEDIPALIEHFLEQFRSEFSKPNLDIDGEAIAALMRYSWPGNVRELRNCLERAVLLGGDEPISLASLSSEIERHSQSDLSCSLESGESASPLIEQEKRLILEALEQAEWNQSQAARILRISRDTLRYRMKKYAIAPPSE, encoded by the coding sequence ATGAGCAATCATGCAGGCGCCAATATTATGGTCGTCGATGACGAACAATTGGTGCGGTGGTCGCTGGAAAACGATTTGCAGCGGGCCGGTTTTTCCGTAACCACCGCCTCCTCGGGCGAAGAAGCCATTGAAGCTGTTCGCCGCAACGAACCCGATCTCATTCTCCTGGACATTCGAATGCCGGGTATGGATGGCATTCAGGTGCTCCATGAATTGCGCCGCTTAAACAGCAACAGCATGGTCGTCATGCTTTCCGCCCTGGCGGATGTCGAAAACGCCGTAACAGCAGTACGCGCGGGCGCTTACGACTACATCCCTAAACCGTTCGATCTGGACGACGTTATTCTACGCATCGATAAGGCCCTCGATCATCAAGTACTGGAAAAGGAAGTGCGGCGGTACCGCAGCCAGCAAACCGACCGCGAAGGCCTGCAGAATATCGTCGCCGTGAGCGAACCAATGCGCCGGATCGTGGATTTCATCGCCCGCGTCGCCCAACAAGGAAGCAGTACGGTTCTCATCCGGGGGGAAACGGGAGTGGGCAAGGATGTTCTCGCCCGCGCCGTCCACGCATTAAGTCCTCGCGCTTCCAAACCGTTCGTGGAGATCAATTGTCCCTCCTTTCCGCCCCATCTCCTGGAAAACGAACTCTTTGGACACGAACGAGGCGCCTTTACCGACGCTCGCTCCCAAAAGGAAGGATTGTTGGAAATCGCCCATCAAGGCGCGGCTTTCTTGAACGAAATCGGCGACGTCGATCTGACGGTGCAAGCGAAATTATTGCAATTTTTGGAAAAGAAAGTATTTCGCCGCATTGGTTCGACGAAGGAACGATCCATTGACGTACGCATTATTGCGGCGACGAATCACAATTTGGAGAAAGCCGTAGAAGAAGGCCGCTTCCGCCGCGATCTCTATTATCGCCTGAACGTTATCTCCATCGCCGTTCCTCCCTTGCGCGAGCGCGTGGAGGATATTCCCGCACTCATCGAACATTTCTTGGAACAATTCCGTTCGGAATTTTCCAAACCCAATTTGGACATCGACGGCGAAGCTATCGCCGCTTTGATGCGTTATTCCTGGCCGGGCAATGTACGAGAACTGCGCAACTGCCTGGAACGCGCCGTCCTCTTAGGCGGGGACGAGCCGATTTCTCTGGCTTCTCTCTCTTCTGAAATCGAACGGCACAGCCAAAGCGACCTCTCCTGCTCGCTCGAATCGGGCGAATCGGCGTCGCCGTTGATCGAACAGGAGAAACGGTTGATTCTCGAAGCTTTAGAACAAGCGGAATGGAATCAAAGCCAGGCGGCGCGCATTCTCCGCATCTCCCGCGATACGCTGCGCTACCGCATGAAGAAATACGCCATCGCTCCTCCCTCGGAATAA